Proteins from one Oryza sativa Japonica Group chromosome 12, ASM3414082v1 genomic window:
- the LOC9267437 gene encoding uncharacterized protein yields the protein MAGSKQRVVAVIMVGGPTKGTRFRLLSLNVPKPLFPLAGQPMVHHPISACRRIPNLAQIYLVGFYEEREFALYVSSISNELRVPVRLASR from the exons ATGGCTGGCTCCAAGCAGCGGGTCGTCGCCGTCATCATGGTCGGCGGGCCGACCAAAG GGACAAGGTTCCGGCTGCTGTCGCTGAACGTGCCCAAGCCGCTGTTCCCGCTCGCTGGCCAGCCCATGGTGCACCACCCAATCTCCGCGTGCCGCCGC ATCCCCAACCTGGCGCAGATATACCTCGTCGGGTTCTACGAGGAGCGGGAGTTCGCGCTCTACGTCTCCTCGATCTCCAACGAGCTCAGGGTCCCCGTCAGGTTAGCCTCGCGATga
- the LOC4351283 gene encoding probable staphylococcal-like nuclease CAN3, whose protein sequence is MGILEFYNFPIPSLPSASSNYQPSSLPEGVQFVLNTLPVYDKCIGDGDGFTAYVSTTDPRESANVPLEVHELVIARTQARKCRDYQSADALLSSLDEAGYKIISCSDDEVLARKYRIRMRGIDAPELKMPYGRESRNALVKLIGGKSVKIYVYDLDQFGRYVGDIYCNNLFIQEQMLKNGHAWHFKTYDKRPEFARWEREAKAANRGLWASGNPEKPWDWRRDQRNARQDAIQVY, encoded by the exons ATG GGCATTCTTGAATTTTACAACTTTCCGATCCCATCACTCCCCTCAGCATCGTCAAACTACCAACCATCCTCGCTACCAGAGGGCGTGCAGTTTGTGCTAAACACTTTGCCG GTTTATGACAAGTGCATTGGAGATGGTGATGGATTTACTGCATATGTTTCCACAACAGATCCGAGGGAATCTGCAAATGTGCCATTGGAAGTGCATGAGTTGGTGATAGCAAGAACTCAAGCACGCAAATGTAGGGATTACCAGAGTGCTGATGCTCTTCTAAGCAGCCTTGATGAAGCTGGATACAA GATAATATCTTGTTCAGATGATGAGGTCCTCGCAAGGAAATACAGAATAAGAATGAG GGGAATTGATGCACCGGAGCTTAAGATGCCATATGGGAGGGAATCACGGAATGCATTGGTGAAACTAATTGGTGGGAAGAGCGTTAAAATTTATGTCTATGATCTGGACCAGTTTGGGCGCTACGTTGGTGATATCTATTGCAATAATTTGTTCATTCAG GAGCAAATGCTGAAGAATGGCCATGCATGGCACTTCAAGACTTATGATAAACGCCCAGAGTTTGCAAGA TGGGAGAGAGAGGCAAAAGCTGCAAACCGAGGGCTTTGGGCGTCAGGGAATCCTGAGAAACCATGGGATTGGAGAAGAGACCAACGCAACGCAAGACAGGACGCCATTCAGGTGTACTGA
- the LOC4351284 gene encoding putative pentatricopeptide repeat-containing protein At3g08820 — MSGDAIRRLLLAGVAPSNRPPPLTVKLLHARLLRLDLLAALSPLLLRALSSSALHLHALRLHCLLPNPSHLTFPIALKSASRLPHPLRAGEQLHARSLKLPSHTNPHVLTSLLTLYARCGLLHRAQRVFDEMPHPSTVSWTALITAYMDAGDLREAVHVARNAFANGMRPDSFTAVRVLTACARVADLATGETVWRAAEQEGIAQSVFVATAAVDLYVKCGEMAKAREVFDKMRDKDAVAWGAMVGGYASNGHPREALDLFLAMQAEGVRPDCYAVAGALSACTRLGALDLGRQAIRMVDWDEFLDNPVLGTALIDMYAKCGSTAEAWVVFQQMRKKDIIVWNAMILGLGMTGHEKTAFTLIGQMEKSGVKLNDNTFIGLLCSCTHTGLIQDGRRYFHNMTKLYHISPRIEHYGCIVDLLSRAGLLQEAHQLIDDMPMPANAVILGALLGGCKIHRNAELAEHVLTQLIRLEPWNSGNYVMLSNIYSNRGRWEDAAKLRLDMKEKGVEKVPACSWVEFEGKVHEFRVGDKSHPLSDQIYKKLDELGLEMKTMGYEPTTEVVMFDVEDEEKEHTLVHHSEKLAIAFNLLVTGPGETIRVTKNLRVCSDCHTAIKLISRITHREIIVRDNNRFHCFRDGSCSCNDYW; from the coding sequence ATGTCGGGCGATGCCATCAGGCGGCtactcctcgccggcgtcgcccccAGCAACCGCCCCCCGCCGCTCACCGTCAAGCTCCTCCacgcccgcctcctccgcctcgacctcctcgccgccctctccccgctcctcctccgcgccctctcctcctccgcccttCACCTCCACGCGCTCCGCCTCCACTGCCTCCTCCCCAACCCCTCCCACCTCACCTTCCCCATCGCCCTCAAGTCGGCCTCCCGCCTTCCGCACCCTCTCCGCGCGGGCGAGCAGCTCCACGCGCGCTCCCTCAAGCTTCCCTCCCACACCAACCCCCATGTCCTCACCTCCCTCCTCACCCTCTACGCAAGATGCGGCCTCCTACACCGAGCCCAgagggtgttcgacgaaatgccacACCCCAGCACCGTCTCCTGGACCGCTCTCATCACTGCCTACATGGATGCTGGGGACCTCAGGGAAGCCGTCCATGTCGCAAGGAATGCTTTTGCGAATGGTATGCGACCGGACAGCTTCACGGCCGTGCGTGTCCTGACTGCGTGTGCTCGGGTTGCGGATTTGGCAACTGGGGAGACTGTTTGGAGGGCTGCCGAGCAGGAGGGGATTGCACAGAGCGTGTTCGTGGCCACTGCGGCGGTAGATTTGTATGTCAAGTGTGGGGAGATGGCAAAGGCGAGGGAGGTGTTTGACAAGATGCGGGACAAGGATGCAGTGGCCTGGGGCGCCATGGTTGGGGGATATGCTTCCAACGGCCACCCACGAGAGGCTCTGGACCTTTTCCTTGCAATGCAGGCAGAGGGAGTGAGGCCAGATTGCTATGCGGTAGCTGGGGCGCTATCAGCCTGCACAAGGTTGGGTGCATTGGATCTTGGACGGCAGGCAATCAGGATGGTGGACTGGGATGAGTTTCTTGACAATCCAGTCCTAGGGACTGCATTGATTGATATGTATGCCAAGTGTGGGAGCACGGCCGAGGCATGGGTGGTGTTCCAGCAAATGAGGAAGAAGGACATTATTGTTTGGAACGCCATGATCTTGGGGCTTGGCATGACTGGCCATGAAAAGACTGCATTTACCCTTATCGGTCAGATGGAGAAGTCCGGTGTGAAATTGAATGACAATACTTTCATTGGCTTGCTCTGCAGCTGTACACACACTGGCCTCATTCAAGATGGGCGACGGTATTTCCATAACATGACTAAGCTATACCACATCAGCCCTAGGATTGAGCATTACGGTTGTATAGTCGATCTGCTCAGTCGCGCTGGGTTGTTGCAGGAGGCTCATCAGCTTATTGATGATATGCCGATGCCAGCAAATGCTGTCATATTGGGTGCACTTCTTGGTGGCTGCAAGATTCACCGAAATGCAGAGCTTGCTGAACATGTATTGACGCAGCTCATTCGACTGGAGCCCTGGAATTCTGGGAACTATGTCATGCTCTCTAACATATACTCTAACAGAGGCAGATGGGAGGACGCAGCAAAGCTTAGATTGGACATGAAGGAAAAAGGGGTCGAGAAGGTTCCTGCATGCAGCTGGGTTGAGTTTGAAGGTAAGGTCCATGAGTTCCGTGTCGGAGACAAGTCACATCCTCTTTCAGATCAGATTTACAAAAAGCTCGACGAATTAGGATTGGAAATGAAAACCATGGGTTATGAACCAACAACAGAAGTGGTGATGTTTGATGTTGAAGATGAAGAGAAGGAGCACACACTAGTGCATCATAGTGAGAAACTAGCAATTGCATTTAACCTTCTCGTCACTGGACCAGGGGAGACCATTAGGGTCACCAAGAACCTCAGAGTTTGCAGTGACTGTCACACTGCAATTAAACTCATATCGAGGATAACTCATCGGGAGATCATTGTCCGAGATAACAATCGATTTCATTGTTTTAGAGATGGTTCTTGCTCCTGCAATGACTATTGGTAG
- the LOC4351285 gene encoding uncharacterized protein: MGMARRFLNLVVESNRDGLYSLRRVPANRLLYPSRRAAEAATAKSEEEVKAYKEHEGRRHPGLHFMERFGQFPSPMINFQASPTYEHSSRNLELATLLGDDENKILTVDNSGHTLLFDTVSYSVVKFPSLKSNKGRGAISLPVDRAAPQEPDGLYVMSPTADPLTSDCCFEVLNYGSRGFHERAPSWLPLPPLPSASYTHANLVSCTVVGSTIFVSSTAPECGTHAFNTLTGEWHHVGYWTMPFYGRAQYVPDLNLWFGLSARHPYNLCAIDLSNAHLHPPDVLQTWLDLDIPKSWSPSKLNLISLGSGRFCAAKIFRSNMPAAAAFLDDSDDDDDYTVDSHVIPTDFAVFTGLHMVRRNGKDGQEQIQMIKHKSIFYTFNSYNIEWVI, from the coding sequence ATGGGCATGGCCCGACGATTTCTGAACCTGGTGGTGGAGAGCAATCGCGATGGCCTGTATTCGCTGCGGCGCGTGCCTGCGAATCGCCTCTTGTACCCATCAAGAAGAGCAGCAGAGGCAGCAACGGCCAAGTCGGAAGAAGAAGTGAAGGCGTACAAGGAGCATGAGGGTAGGAGGCATCCAGGCCTGCACTTTATGGAGCGATTCGGGCAGTTTCCGAGTCCGATGATCAACTTCCAGGCGTCCCCGACATACGAGCACAGCAGCAGGAATCTGGAGTTGGCCACCCTCCTCGGCGACGATGAGAACAAGATCCTCACCGTGGATAACAGCGGGCACACCCTGCTATTCGACACCGTCTCCTACTCCGTGGTGAAGTTCCCCTCCCTCAAATCCAACAAGGGCCGCGGCGCCATCTCCCTCCCTGTCGACCGTGCCGCTCCCCAAGAACCTGACGGCCTCTACGTCATGAGCCCCACCGCCGATCCTCTCACCAGCGATTGCTGCTTCGAGGTGCTCAACTACGGCTCTAGGGGCTTCCATGAGAGGGCCCCTTCCTGGCTCCCtctgccgccgctcccctctGCCAGCTACACCCACGCCAACCTTGTCTCCTGTACGGTGGTTGGCTCCACCATCTTTGTTTCTTCCACCGCCCCCGAATGCGGCACTCATGCCTTCAACACACTCACCGGTGAATGGCACCATGTTGGCTACTGGACGATGCCGTTTTATGGCAGAGCTCAGTATGTGCCCGACCTCAATCTCTGGTTTGGACTCTCTGCCCGACACCCTTACAACCTCTGTGCTATTGATCTCTCCAACGCCCATCTGCACCCACCCGATGTCCTGCAAACTTGGCTTGACCTCGACATACCTAAATCCTGGTCGCCCTCCAAGCTCAACCTCATCAGCCTCGGCTCTGGCAGATTTTGTGCTGCCAAGATCTTTCGTTCCAAtatgcctgctgctgctgctttcctAGATGATtccgatgacgacgacgactatACTGTTGACTCTCATGTCATCCCTACGGATTTTGCTGTCTTCACTGGCCTGCATATGGTGCGCCGCAATGGTAAGGATGGTCAAGAGCAGATCCAAATGATCAAGCACAAGTCCATCTTCTACACCTTCAACAGCTATAATATTGAATGGGTTATCTGA